CAGCTACTGTTGCGACCCGATCATCAAAAACACCTGCTGGATGCCTATGCCGATGAACCAAAACTGCTGATTGCTATGCAGCAGGTTTGGCATCAGTGGCACCAAAGCTGCCGCGCGCTGGCGCAGTTGCAACAGGCAGCCATTGAGCGCGAGGCTCGCCGGGAACTGCTGCAATACCAATTAAAAGAGCTGAATGAATTCTCCCCACAGCTCGGAGAATATGAGCAGATTGACGTTGAATATAAGCGTCTGGCGAATAGCGGTCAGCTACTGACGATGAGCCAACAGGCCATGCAACTGCTGAGCGAAGACGACGAGCAGAACATCATCAGTATGCTGCACAGCGTAAAACATCAGCTTGGCGAACTCATCAGTATGGATGACAAACTGTCCGGCGTGCTGTCCATGCTCGAAGAAGCCGGCATTCAGCTTAGCGAAGCCAGCGATGAGCTGCGCCACTACAGCGAACAGATGGATCTTGACCCGATTCGGCTGTATGAACTGGAACAACGCCTGTCGCGTCAGCTCGCGTTGGCACGCAAACACCACGTTGCTCCAGAGGCGCTCCCAGCGTTCCATCAACAGCTATTAGAAGAACAGCAACAGTTGGCGCAGCAGGAAAGCGACCATGACGCGCTTAGCGCTTCCGTCGGCGAATACCATCAGCAGGCGTTGCACCTTGCAGAACAGCTACACGTGCGCCGTCAGCACCACGCCAGCGAACTGGCACAGCTCATCACCACCAATATGCGTGAACTGGCAATGCCACACGGCCACTTCTCCATTGATGTGAAATTTACGCCAGACAACCTGACGGCCACCGGTGCCGACAGTATCGAATTCCGCGTGACCACGAACCCCGGCCAGCCGCATCAGACGCTGGCAAAAGTGGCTTCGGGCGGTGAGTTATCACGTATCGCACTGATTATTCAGGTGATTACCGCACAGAAAATGGACACGCCCGCGATGATCTTCGATGAGGTCGATGTGGGTATTAGCGGACCAACCGCCGCCATCGTCGGCAGAATGCTGCGCCAACTCGGCGAATCTACACAGGTGATGTGCGTGACGCACCTGCCGCAGGTCGCGGGCTGCGGTCATCAGCACTTCTTCGTGAGCAAACAAACGGACGGTGCAGAAACGGAAACGCTGATGCAGCCGTTGGATAAACGTGCTCGGCTACAAGAACTGGCACGACTCCTTGGCGGCAGCGCCGTCACCAAAAACACGCTGGCAAATGCCAAAGAATTGCTGGCAGCCTAAAATTCACCGTCGACAGGGCAAGAAAGGTGCATCAGCGATAAAAAAGCTCAACTTTTTTACCTTCCTGAGGTCATACAATCGCCTTGCAGGTTTCCAAGTCCTGCAAGGTCTATTATCATCGGCAACCTATGCCCTTAAGGAATGTAATCACTATGCGCTGTAAAACGCTGACTGTCGTCGCCGCGGTGGTTGTTATGCTGACTGCCGGTTGTTCCACACTGGAAAAGGTGGTCTATCGGCCGGACATCAATCAGGGAAACTATCTGGCACCGGCTGACGTTGCGAAAATTCACACCGGCATGACCAAACAACAGGTCGCTTATACGCTGGGTACTCCTATGATGCAGGATCCGTTTGGCAGCGATACCTGGTTTTACATCTTCCGCCAGCAGCCTGGTCATGAATCGGTAAAACAGCAGACGCTGACGCTGACCTTCAGCGGCAGTGGCGTGTTAACCAACATCAACAACAAGCCCGCGCTGGATTAATGCTTTCAATGCCGTTCGGCTGAATCGGGATGAACGATTCTGGCAGCCAGAAGTGGCAAGTTAAGACCAAACCCACAATGGGCGGAGTACGTGAAGGAAGCCAACGCACACGCGGCTTGATGTCTAGCGGGTATAACAGCAGGCAAATCTGAACACTTCAGGTTTGCCTGTGTTTTGTTGTAAGGGCATTAAGGTAAGGACGCTCAGGAAAACGTCATGTGCCGTTCAATGACATCGTTCAGGATTTACTCTTAGCACGTTCTGCGCGCTGACGACGTAGCTCTTTCGGATCGGCAATCAGCGGACGATAAATTTCCACGCGATCCCCCTCCTGCACCACATCAGTCAGCTTCGCCGC
This genomic interval from Pectobacterium aquaticum contains the following:
- the bamE gene encoding outer membrane protein assembly factor BamE gives rise to the protein MRCKTLTVVAAVVVMLTAGCSTLEKVVYRPDINQGNYLAPADVAKIHTGMTKQQVAYTLGTPMMQDPFGSDTWFYIFRQQPGHESVKQQTLTLTFSGSGVLTNINNKPALD
- the recN gene encoding DNA repair protein RecN codes for the protein MLAQLTISNFAIVRELEIDFQSGMSVITGETGAGKSIAIDALGLCLGNRSDASMVRPGTARADICARFALADTPTARQWLEENQLDDSNECLLRRVISADGRSRGFINGTAVPLSQLRELGQHLIQVHGQHAHQLLLRPDHQKHLLDAYADEPKLLIAMQQVWHQWHQSCRALAQLQQAAIEREARRELLQYQLKELNEFSPQLGEYEQIDVEYKRLANSGQLLTMSQQAMQLLSEDDEQNIISMLHSVKHQLGELISMDDKLSGVLSMLEEAGIQLSEASDELRHYSEQMDLDPIRLYELEQRLSRQLALARKHHVAPEALPAFHQQLLEEQQQLAQQESDHDALSASVGEYHQQALHLAEQLHVRRQHHASELAQLITTNMRELAMPHGHFSIDVKFTPDNLTATGADSIEFRVTTNPGQPHQTLAKVASGGELSRIALIIQVITAQKMDTPAMIFDEVDVGISGPTAAIVGRMLRQLGESTQVMCVTHLPQVAGCGHQHFFVSKQTDGAETETLMQPLDKRARLQELARLLGGSAVTKNTLANAKELLAA